From one Effusibacillus pohliae DSM 22757 genomic stretch:
- a CDS encoding helix-turn-helix domain-containing protein, which yields MTLGERLKYVREKRNMSQLRVAQAIGISNVQLSRYEADERKPDPETLKKLAEFYETTTDYLLGLTDEPNTDNNALVFGQAFDLTLEEQKVLQEMREHPKFAVFFHDLASAPEDKIRKLIKMWAIIKEDIENDDDEEPED from the coding sequence GGAGAACGCCTGAAGTATGTTCGTGAAAAACGCAATATGTCGCAATTACGTGTCGCGCAAGCTATTGGGATCAGTAATGTGCAATTATCTCGTTACGAGGCCGATGAACGTAAGCCTGATCCAGAAACATTAAAGAAATTGGCGGAGTTTTACGAGACAACCACAGATTATCTACTCGGTTTAACAGACGAACCCAATACTGATAATAATGCTTTAGTCTTCGGACAAGCATTCGACCTCACGCTCGAAGAACAAAAAGTCCTTCAGGAAATGCGCGAGCATCCGAAATTCGCGGTATTCTTCCACGATCTCGCATCTGCACCGGAGGATAAGATCCGCAAGCTCATCAAGATGTGGGCCATCATCAAAGAGGACATCGAGAACGACGATGACGAGGAGCCGGAGGATTGA